Below is a genomic region from Rhodohalobacter sp. 614A.
ACGAATCTGGTACATAAGAAAAATCACGAATGCTTTGTTTAATGTTTTGAATGGATCGGCCAAAGTTTTCCGTTTGCAAATCTGCCGGATATAACGTTGAAAGATCGGGTAACTTCATAATCGACTGGTAATCTTCATACAAATCCGGATGCTTATGAAGTTCATTTTCCAACTTTTCAATTTCACTGGCTGTCAGTACGCCATCGGAGGCGTCTACAATGAGACGTTCGAGTTCTTCTCTTTTCATGACTGATCAACCCCCATTTGTTTTAAAGTTATAGCTAACTGTTTTCGGGCACGGAACATTCTGTTTTTCAAGGTTTGTTCATTAACACCGGTTACGTCAGATATTTCCGGGTAGCTAAGCCCGTCAATCGATTTCATGATGACAATACTTTTTAGCATTTCCGGTAGTTGTGAGATGGCTTCTTTCAGCAGTTGCACATCCTCTTTCTTATTCTCTGTGCTGTAATCATCGGATTCAATCTCAAACTCTTCAACAGGAACAGAACTTCGGTTTGATTCATACTTACGTTTTCGAAACTCATCAATACACTTATTCCTGGCAATGGAATAGAGCCAGGTATACATATTTGATTTCGCTTCAAACTGATCCAGGTTTTTATATGCTTTGAGAAATGTATCCTGCAAAATATCCTCCGCTTCAATATCAGATCCTGCAAGGTAAGCACTCATGGATCGGTGGAGGCGAGGGTAGAGTTCTTCGATCTGTTTTTCAAACCAATCATTTCTGCTCATTCCTCAATTGCCTCCACGGTTTCCATCCGTACCACACGATCTATTCACGACCGGGTTACCTGCTCCACATTCGGTATCCCCGACCGTAATTTCCCTGGCCGCGATTCCCAAATCCAAACCCGAGGTTTTGACGCAGACTTTCATATTCATCAACAGTCAAAATATTTCGAAGCTGGTCATCGGTTTCTCTCATTTGCTGGAAGTGGTCAGTCCACAAATCCTGATTCATTTCTCCGGGATTCGTAATTCGCTGTCTGGCCCATTCCAAACGATTGTTACTTTGCGCATTCAGAAGATTTAAAACCTGTTCCGCTTTATCGCCTTCAATACCGGCTTCATTTACAATGTATTCATGTCGAAATGTACGAAATTCATAGGCTTTCTCTGTTTGCTCAATCATCTTGTTTTGGAGGATTTCTACCTGATCATCGGTAAGAATATCCAAAACCTCCTGTCTGCGTGCCAATCTTGCTTCAGCATTCGCCCCCCCAAATCCAAAATCCTGGTTTCTGAAACCCTGGCCGCGCGAACCTCTTCTATTATTCCGAAAATTACCGCGATCTCCGCGTCTCATCGACCGATCAGCCGGACGAAATTGGTTTCTGTGTTCAATTTGAAGTGCGATTAATTCACTCTTTTGATCATCTGTCAAATTCAGTTCGTCACCATATTGGATGATTAATTGCTGAACTCCCGGTGTGGCTAATCCCATCCGGTTCCCTGGCTGCGCAAATACTTGGTTTACAGCAGCTATAAACATAAAAACAATTAAGAGGATTGCTTTTTTCATGGTATTCACCTTTGTCTTAAGGTTGTTTGTTTCTCTTGATTATTAGACGGTGAATTTCCCAATCCGTTTGGTTCTGCTTTCAAAATTTTTTACACCCGATTTTCTTATGCTTCATTCCATCAATTCTGTACATTAAAAGTATATGCTAACGAAATTTATTTTCCATGAAATCCATTCATCTGCTTTTCCCGGGACTCCTCATTTCACTTTTACTGTTCTCAGCATGTTCAAATTCTGAAGAAATATCATCTGCCGACCAGGAAGAATGGATTGAACTCTTTAACGGTGAAAATCTTAACGGGTGGGATATTAAAATCACTCATCATGAGTTAAACGAGAATTATGCCAACACTTTCCGAGTAGAGAACGGACATCTCATTAACCGGTTTGACGGATATGAAGAGTTTGGCGGTCAATTCGGTCACATTTATTATCAGAAGCCTTTTTCATATTACAGGCTAATTACCGAATATCGATTCCCGGGCGAGCAAGTTGAAGGTGGACCGGGATGGGCATTTATGAACAATGGAATCATGTTTCATTCCCAGCCGGCAGACAGTGTTACGCTTGATCAGGAATTCCCAAATTCCATCGAATTTCAATTGCTTGGTGTTGAAAGCGATACGCTGGAGAGATCAAACGGAAATGTCTGCACCCCCGGAACTCATGTTGTGATTGATGGAGAGTTAATCACGAATCATTGCACCAGTTCAAACGGACCGACAAATCTCGGGAGTGAGTGGGTCACGGCTGAATTGATCGCTTATGGCGATTCATTGATTCAGCATAAAATCAATGGAGAGATTGTACTGGAATATACCCAGCCACAGCTGGATGACGGAACTCCTTTAACCGGCGGATATATTGCCTTTCAATCAGAAAGCCATCCCACGGAATTCAGATCCATTCGGCTCTTGAACCTGGAAGGATGTATGGATGAAAACGCCTCGAACTATAAAACGTACTATGTAAAATCAAAGCCCGAAAGTTGTAGTTACGATTAGATATCGTTTCCGTTTTCGAGCAGATCTTCAAGGAATTCTTTCAGAAGCACCGTGCTGTTATGCTTTTCATCTTTAGAAGCATAAACCAGTGTTACCGTTTCATTCATTTTGATGATTTCGAGAAGTTCTTCAATCTGTTCCGACCCAAAAAGCTCTTTACGATAACGCCCTTTGAACTCATCCCATTTTTCGTGATCGTGATCAAACCACTTTCTGAGATCCTGGCTGGGCGAAATTCCTTTCATCCATTGATCCAGATTTGCCCGATCTTTGGTAACTCCGCGCGGCCAGAGGCGTTCTGTAAGAATTCGAACTCCATCGGATTCTTCAGGTTCTTCATAAACGCGTTTGGTTTTGATTTTACTCATGATTGAAATGTTTTTCACAATTTTCACAACTTAATTAAACTTGCCGCTCATCTCCATTTTCAGCGCAAATGATGAAGCAATTTTAGCCGCCATCTCTTTTGCATAGTCAGCTTTTTTTCCTTCAAATAATTCATCAACTGTGGATTCAAAAAGTCCAAACCACAGCGAAAAATCATCTTTTTGAATAGGGAGAGGAATATGTTGACGAAACGGCCGCCCTTTGTATTGACCGGTTTGAAACAACAAGTTCGACCAAAAATCAACCATTATCGACAGATGCGTATTCCAGTCAACTTTGGCAACATCATTAAAAATGTACCCCATGCGTTCATTATCCCGCACTTTGCCATAAAATGTATGGACCAATTCCCGCACATCCGATTCATTGCTGATATCGTGCTTAGCCATCTCTTTCTTTACTTCGTCAATATTTTATTGAGCTGTCAGGCCTCGCTTGGCACCAGGTTAAATATTTCTGCCAATCGCAGCTTCTGTTCTTCTACTGTAGATTGGAGCGAATGCAGGTTTTCTCCTTCATAAGATGAACCTTTCGCAATCTCCATACAAAGCTCCATCCCGGCATCCAGATTTTTCTTCATTCGGAGAAGTTTCTTCCATTCCGCATCTTCCGGATCAGCCAGAATTGCCAGTTCATTGATATAATCCACATACATCGTAAGTTCTTTGGCAAACATGTGTGGACGCTCTTTTGGCACAAGAGATTCTCTTCGTCCATAGATATGATCAACCATCTCATCCAGTGAATATTCCCGGTTAAACCATGCAATATTTGGCCCCGGACAAATGGCCTGCCGACCGTACGATGGTTTCATAATTCCCAGCCGAATCATTGACCCCGTTCCAAGATTGGTGCAGAGACAGGTTTTATCCATCACCCTGTTTTTTTGATTTTCTTTTTCTTCATCAGAAATATCGCTCTCCTGGATAGAGTTGATTTTCAACAGTTGATACTCTGCAGATGCCGTACAGATAGGCTCTTCAGTAAATTCCGTATTTGAAACCAAAAAACCCTTCGGACATTTTGATCCGGGCTTGCCTTTTTCGACCAATTCCCGGGTATATTTTTCTGAACCTGTACCCCTCACATTATTAAATGGCACACCAAGCGGCGATACATTACTGAGATAGAGATCTTTCTCCGCAGCATTTGCGAGAACTTTGGAAGTCAATTCATCCACACAAGTTGCTTCCGGCACAAGCAAAAACGGACTTCCCCAGCCGGTGGCATCCATTCCGTACTCTTCCAATAAGCGGCGCATCTCGCCATTATTTCCAATTCCACCTTGTACGGTGATTTTTGGTGTCGTTTCTTCTTCGCTTAACTCGGGATATTCCCAACCTTGTGATTCATAAAAACTTTGAATCATTGGTTGAAAGGTTTCTTTTAGCTGGTTTCTCTTCTCACGAAATTCATTCAATAAAACCGGCAACAAATATCCGTCTGAGGCAAACGCATGGCCACCACAATTTAAGCCTGACTCAATTCTGAACTCAGCAACTTCAAGGCCTTTCTTCGCCAGGAATTTTCCTTGTATGAGTGCAGATCGAAAATCACTCACTTTTAAGATTATTTTTTTCTTGATGTCGCCCGTTTTATCTCTGTAAAAATCCTTGAATTCGGAAAGGTAGCTGTACAGCCGCGGATTAAAACCGGCAGAAAGCACCAGTGATGATGAAAGTTTACTGTTCGCATACCCCCGTAACGCCGAACTCGCGTCGCTGTATTCACTGCTTAACGGCTGACCGTCGTCACCCATTTTCAAAGCATCCACTTTCGCCATAATGTTCACATCAATGGAGCCGAGCGTCATTTTCCCTGTTATTTCCTTAATCAGGTTTTGGCGGACCGCTTGGTTTGTCAGCGATGCAATCTTGTCATAACTTTTTCGCAAGGGATTGCTTTCCGGCAACAGCCTAAAATATCGATCCTTCTCTGTGCCTTCCAGAAGTGACATTTTCTTCAGTTCATCAAATTTTTGGCCAACAATATCAGCCATAAGATTCAGATACGCCGTAATCCTTTCGGCACGTCCGTCTGCGGCAGATTTCGGAATATTCTGATAAGCAATGTTGTGTACCGAAGAATAATGCTGTCGGATTTTCTCGCAGAGCATGTCATCAACAACAGAAACAACCGAGTTAATTCCTAAATGAGCGATGCGAATGGGAGTGTCGATGGAGTGGCCGGTTCCCATGACCGGAATGTGAAAGAGATGTTGATTTTGGATCATAAAAAGAACCTTTCTGGTTATGGAAAAATATTCTTATTAAACGGATAAAATACTCTTAATTATAATAATATGATAGCAGTTTTTTGCGTTGACTGGATACAAACGGGGATCACATATGAAATTCACACAAAATCATTCTGATTTATTTCTGTAAAGGTAAAATTCATGGAAAATTCCGCGAGGGCTTCACAAAATATTCTCTTTGATTCTGTATTTTTTGGACTTCTGTGAATGATAAATTTAATTGGATGACTGAAAGAGATAAAAAGCACGTCCGTACCTGGTATTGGAGTGGTGCAGTTCTGATTTTTGTAATGGTAGTCATTGGCGGTATTACACGCCTCACGGGTTCCGGGCTCTCTATGACAGACTGGAACCCGATTATGGGGGCTATTCCTCCACTTTCCGAAGCTCAATGGGAAGAGGTGTTTGAACAGTACAAACAGTTTCCCGAGTATCGTGAAATAAATTACAACATGACCCTTCCGGATTTTAAAGCCATCTTTTTCTGGGAATATATTCATCGGCTTTTGGGCCGAATTATAGGATTGGTTTTCATCATTCCGTTTGCCTGGTTTGTCATCAAAAAGAAAGTAGATGCCAGAAATATCAAAAGGGGGATCATCCTTTTTGTACTTGGTTTGAGCCAGGGACTGCTTGGCTGGTTTATGGTGATGAGCGGTCTTGTGGATGTAC
It encodes:
- a CDS encoding RNA polymerase sigma factor; protein product: MSRNDWFEKQIEELYPRLHRSMSAYLAGSDIEAEDILQDTFLKAYKNLDQFEAKSNMYTWLYSIARNKCIDEFRKRKYESNRSSVPVEEFEIESDDYSTENKKEDVQLLKEAISQLPEMLKSIVIMKSIDGLSYPEISDVTGVNEQTLKNRMFRARKQLAITLKQMGVDQS
- a CDS encoding 3-keto-disaccharide hydrolase, with the protein product MKSIHLLFPGLLISLLLFSACSNSEEISSADQEEWIELFNGENLNGWDIKITHHELNENYANTFRVENGHLINRFDGYEEFGGQFGHIYYQKPFSYYRLITEYRFPGEQVEGGPGWAFMNNGIMFHSQPADSVTLDQEFPNSIEFQLLGVESDTLERSNGNVCTPGTHVVIDGELITNHCTSSNGPTNLGSEWVTAELIAYGDSLIQHKINGEIVLEYTQPQLDDGTPLTGGYIAFQSESHPTEFRSIRLLNLEGCMDENASNYKTYYVKSKPESCSYD
- a CDS encoding DUF488 domain-containing protein, which codes for MSKIKTKRVYEEPEESDGVRILTERLWPRGVTKDRANLDQWMKGISPSQDLRKWFDHDHEKWDEFKGRYRKELFGSEQIEELLEIIKMNETVTLVYASKDEKHNSTVLLKEFLEDLLENGNDI
- a CDS encoding group III truncated hemoglobin encodes the protein MAKHDISNESDVRELVHTFYGKVRDNERMGYIFNDVAKVDWNTHLSIMVDFWSNLLFQTGQYKGRPFRQHIPLPIQKDDFSLWFGLFESTVDELFEGKKADYAKEMAAKIASSFALKMEMSGKFN